A region of the Falco rusticolus isolate bFalRus1 chromosome 6, bFalRus1.pri, whole genome shotgun sequence genome:
AACAAGCTTCCAATAGCGATGTATCAGTGCTTTGACTTGCTTAGCATAgtctattttatattttttttctgccatccCTGGGACAATATCTATGTAACCCATCTGACAGCTCTGAACACTGGTAATGAAATTCAtgttaagtttttatttttgttgatatTGCAAACCTAATCCTTTTCATCGCATGCTTACCTGATGTCTTCTGGAGACCTGCTATGTTTATAAGAAAAACTGTGCAATAAAGTTGTAAAGGTGACTGTAAAGAAAACTGCTGGTGGTAGAAAAATACATAGTGGATCCTGGGTGAACTGTAAAGGTTGCCTAGTTTGCTATATGTTAGGGGAAGGAATTGTAAACCTTCTAATCACAGTTTATCAGTGTATATGTTTGAGAGGGGTAAGACAAGGAAGCTTTCTTCAGTCTTTAGCCAAACTGAAAGCAGATCTGAGAAGGTAGTATTAAAGCATTATATGTAGCGGTTGAAATAATACAAATGGACCATAAATCTTGAATACATGTATTACTAATGCACGCTGATGTAAATGGCTCATAAATGGGTAAAGTACCAGAAGTATCTGTATCTTCATTTACCCTGCGGAGGAAATGTGAAAGCAGGCattccagaataaaaattacttcttgcCTGTaaattctgtagaaaaatattGTAGGTGTTCTAGCTTTACAAGTATTAAACCAGAGTTTTAAGCAGTTAATATAGAGAAGTTCAAATCAATGtgaataaaaatttttaaaaatatttagaagtacCAAAACATACAGATTTAAAGAAACAACATCGTTATATAGGATGTTTGTACTGACTGTAGTTAATGCCTTACATACCTTTAAAACAGGTTACTGGAATACAAGTCAGCTATTACCTGTAATTCAGCGTATTTTAACTTAATTCAGATTCAGCCATTTCCATCTCTTCTTGTCATTCTTGTATCTCCATAAAGAGATAGCATTCTTAGCTCTTACTTTGTAACATCGCTATTGAATGCACTGGtttattcttcagttttattgttattttgttgattttgtcATCTGTTCCCTTCTCTTTGAAATAACAGCTACTAGAGAATAGCTAGCTTGTGTACTTGgtcttgtggaaaaaaaatgtgagtgCATACTaaaattcagcagtttcttttttttgtctttcaatCTTCAGATTTCCTGTTTAAGTTCTTGGTCATAGGAAATGCTGGCACTGGAAAATCCTGTTTACTGCACCaatttattgaaaagaaatgtaagtATATGTGAGCACAGTAGGAGTCTCCATTGCTTTGTACCACAGATGAAGGCTCTCCTTCATGGGTGTTTATTCTTTGTATGGAAGTTCCCCTAATTCTCTTACTTGTTTAGATGGGGATTTTGACTGAGAAATGTGTCCAGAACCATACTGTAAATCTTTGTTGCTCACTGTTTGCCCTCCAATCAAAAGCCTGATATTGAGCACTATTCTTTATTattcttaaataaatataacaGGATGTTGATGAAAATACAGACTTACTTTTAGTGAGAGTTGTGTCTTGCAACTGTAAGCTTTCCTAGGTATAGAGACTTGaatcttttagaaaaaataccGAACAGATGAAAGAGAAGTTGAATTGTTTGGTTCTGTTTAGAACCTGTAGTCTCTTTCTAAATAGACATTCAGTGTTCTTTGATAAGGACTGTGCTCTATGATAAGTACTGGCAGAGACTCAATTGTAAATTTAGAGATAAACAGatgatataaaagaaaatttcatgCTGGGTAGTGCACTTAGCATCAtgattaaacaaaaataatacgCGTTTAGAAGCCTTCTTACCTTGCTCAACCAAATGTTAATTCACCTTATCTCTCAAGGAATAATTTTATGTGTAAACACTAAGGAACATGGCATGTTTCTAGGATTGAGCTTGAACTGTGTCCTTGCTTCTAGTAAGGGCAGTTGTCTGTTGCTGATAATCTGTGATATCAACAGTGTACATAGAGCAAGTATCTTAACTTTGCGCTTTAAAGAAGTAGCTCTTGCTTATTCGTGTCTTtttgtgctctgcttttccatgaatttaaattttaaattgcacACAATTGGTAAAAAAGTGTACAAATGTTGTCTTGCTATTTATTAATGTGAACGGGGAATGAGTTGATTAAGGCAAGTGTTTCTAGTAGTAATTTTGAATTGAATAAGCTGTTCAAAAACtgtaagttttcaaaataaataattcaaaaatttatttctgcatggtGGCAGCAGACATGAGTGGCACTGAATATGATGATTCAGGAAACAGTTTGTAAGTTGAACACTGGGGAGTTTCAATTGCACTTAAATTGGACTATGTGAAAACTAGTTATTCACTCTATATAGTCTCCAAATAagtcttgtttttatttcttttttgtagtcAAAGATGACTCAAATCATACTATAGGAGTGGAATTTGGTTCAAAGATCATAAATGTTGGTGGCAAGTATGTAAAATTGCAGATATGGGATACAGCCGGACAAGAGAGATTCAGGTACACTTTTCAGTCCTTGTATTAAGTGTTGTTAAATTGTTCCTGTGGGTGTTGGGTATTATCCCTGCGTTTAAGTAGGCATAGTTTCTTGGTCAGTGGAATTGTTAGTCTGCTTTCATATTACTAACTAGGTCAGGTCTTACAACTTGGACATAGTGACAGAGATCCACTGATTCCAGTAAAGCAGCGCTGCCTTGCAGGATTGCAGattctgctctttctttcatTGGGTATTTTCTGTGATAGTTAAGGTGTACGCGTAGAATATATGGCTAAAAGTTTGTTCCCTAGCCAGACTCAGAATAGTTTTTTAACTAAATGTGTGTGCTTAACGCTGTTTAGAAGACCTTCTGTTGGTTGGAATAAATAAATGCGAGGAGGTTGTATGTAAACTGTTCAAAATCTGCATGAGAGCAATTTTGTAGTATAATACTATTTTATTAAAGGGGGGAAACAATCAGTTGTCAAGTTCACTTGGCTAAATACACTTCTAGAAAGACCAAGATCTCttgattttcttaaagaaaaagcaatgtatttgTCAGCTTAGAACCACCTATGTATTTTTAGTGCTGTATTTTAACTGTGTCATACATCTGAGGCATAGATCAAACTCAGTAAATATCTAATGTATTCCTGAGTATATTCACCATCAAATagcacataatttttaaaatatttttaggggGTGGGGTGTGGAGGGGAGGTTTctttggtttggggtggggaggcagcGGTTAACAAAGGTGAGTATGGTGGTAGAAGTCTGAGTAATAGGCAGCAAGCCAAGTAAATCTTCTATTAGGCAAGCGCTTTGGAGAATCCATGACCACGTAAAGCTGGGCGGTAGTCTCCGTTAATGAGACCTCTTCAGTGTGTTGGCCAGATACCCTGAGGTTCTGAGGAGCTTGGAGGCTGTGTACTTTCAGAGGCTTGTGCAAATTCTGCTCATTCAAGTTCAAATTGTTCACAGATGtgcaagtctttttttctgttgctttttataATTTGcctaattcttttcttttcaaggcTGATCACACCTCTATGTACTTagcaggtggttttttttctgcgTCCTCTGCCTTTTGAAGgatgctttgctttggtttgcttGCCTCCTTTTCAACTTAAGGAGTCTTAAATTGTTCCATTACAGCTAATTTGCTCATTCTTTTCTCACTGTTGAGATTTCAAACATAAATTACTTATGTGGGTTTCATGCCACAGAAACCACCATCagctcccagttctgtatcagGCCATACAGTATGATACGAACTTTGAGAATCCCTGTACAGCTGTATTTAGTGAAAGTGCTTTGTCAGAAGTCTAGTTGTAAATaatctgctgctgcacagctgataATGTTgtcttaaaaacacattttattttaattatgtaaatGATAATTCTGGTTCATAATATAGATTGCATTATATTAATACAGatttgaaacaatgaaaatgttatAGAAATGTATATTTGTAATTCCATTTCAGGTCTGTAACAAGGAGTTACTAtagaggagctgcaggtgcttTGCTTGTCTACGATATAACCAGGTGAGAAAGCTAGCAACTCTTTTGCTTATAGACTACCAGATACAGTTAATGCATAGTGATTCCTCCCCAAGTACATAATTCTCTAAAGGAGAAtgggcaggaagaaaagaaaataagtacaAAAAGTACTTCTGGTTTAGTGCATATTTAAATTGTAGAACTTGCTTATATGAGATATTGTGAATGTCGTAAACGTAAATGGTCTCAAAGGGTTAGACAAATGCATGGGAGTTGGCCCACCAGCAGCTGGTCTAATCGTGGTGGACTCCATACAACCACTTGCAACAGAAACTAAGAGCAGACTTTAGCCACTTCTAACGAAGGTGGTACACCCCTATTTGTGGAAACAGCTTATTAGTATGCTGATATAACAGGTCATCCTCTGGAAAAGCTAGCCCTACCTATGCATTCCTTAACCGTAGCCCAAAATTCTGTTCATCTCTGCatctttttagtattttaatattatagGCAGCCAATAGACTACCTTACCATtacacatttctgctttttttcctggccaCCATTGACTGATACTTGCCAATCAGTTTTGTGTTGGTCAATGGTGATTTGCTagttctgttgctttttgtcTCATGAGCGGACTGTTCTCCTCTGAGCAGTCtctgaaatctgtgttttgtgCTTAAGGTCAGTTGGACTCACCTGGCAGTCTTGCTGCTTGCAGGCTTTATCTGTGACCACCAGTGCAATGGCTAATGGTGTGTGCTGGGTATCTGCCTGTGATATTACTGGTCTTGACACAAATGTGAACATTCAGAAATACAATTCTACACAAGCATAGTAAATTCTTACAATCCCACCTGAAACTTAAGTATCAGTTGCATTTCACATTAAACAATAACTCATTCTGTTATCCCAAAATTTCCTGCACAAAAGGCTGAAGCTAGATTAGTGCttaaaattttagttttttaCATTAACAGGTTATGTTATAattgtgtgtatttatttatcgttgttgatttaattttgctttttaaaaactttaagtTTTTAAATAGTTTCATGAAGGAACTTGATACTCTTCCCAGTTCATAGCTGGCATAATGAGATCGTAGGTGACTTGCCTGACTAGCAGCAGTTTGTTGTTTGCCACAAATACAAATTTGCCTTTTGAGTTTTAGTACAGTGATCTGTTCACAAGAAACAAATGTGTTCTAATAAAGGATGTAATTTTCTACATAGCCGGGAAACCTACAATGCGCTTACAAATTGGTTGACGGATGCAAGAATGTTAGCAAGTCAAAATATTGTGATAATACTGTGTGGAAACAAAAAGGATCTTGATGCAGATCGTGAAGTTACCTTTTTAGAAGCATCCCGGTTTGCACAAGAAAATGGTAAGTAGTACAAAATCCTCATGTAGCATTCAAAGGTGCttaatacttaaaataatttaaatttttgtgCAGTTTGGGAGTACTTTGCCCACAGTACTTTGTCAAGTATCTATAGAAAGGAGAATTCTGTCAGTATGTGAGGCACAGAGAGAGGATAGTGCCTGCAGTGAAAACTACATGTACTGTTTTAAGTCTCATTGTTAGTGATTCTTACAGTCGCAGCTGCTACTGAAAGAATACCTTCTGTGTGGAGATCTGTTCCCTAGGAAATGTTAATACAACTTCAGGTGTTGCCTTGCCTCCAAAGGGCTGAGCACAATTTCCTAGTTTTCAGCATCTTACAGATTCTATGGATCATAGACAAGGTTGGatgggctgtgctgcagttgGAACCAATGAGTTTTACTTATGGGGAACTGAGTTCAGTGCATGGCGTGAGTCCAGAGGACCATTACCTGTTCTATTTATTAATAGTATTCAGAATTTTCAGTCTGAGGACACATTTCTGTGGGAGCTAAAACCAATCTCAGTCTgagcttctgtgctgcagtcctGCCGTCagtaaaacctgatttttacttttataaatCAACTACAGATAAAATTTTCTACCAACTGTGGCTACTGGCTGTCCTTTTGCATATAACTTTCTATTAGTGGGAAACTATGATGTTCTTTGTCTTCATGTGCTATTTTGCAGTGCAGCCCTGGTTATTATCTTTGGATTCCAACCTTCTAGGATTAATATATAAATTTCAGAGGaagttttttgtggttttgctatcaaaagcagatttttctggaCCATACTATTTGACAATAGTTCTCCTTAAGAAAATTTTGACTGTTCCTAGCTTTCTTGCTTTGAATTACTATGTCAGATACTCCAGACTTGTTTTGAGATTGTTTTTTCTGGTGTCAAATGCAGAGCTGATGTTCTTGGAAACAAGTGCATTAACAGGGGAAAATGTTGAAGAGGCCTTTGTACAGTGTGCAAGAAAAATACTCAATAAAATTGAATCAGGTAAATTGagatttatattctttttttttttttccctgaaaactaAAAGTACATGTGGAAAGATCGCCATTCAAAGTTCTCGAATAGAATTAACCCTAAGAACCAAAATGTCATTGCAGTAAAATAACCCATCTGCTTTATAGCTGCTTCCTGTATGTTTTAATAGGAATGGATGTCTAAGTCAGATCTGTATACCTAAAAAGGGGAGAGAGTgaattacagatatttttacagtgtttacCTTAACAGTCAGTTCTGAGTGTAGGCTGTGCATTTTGTGGGTTGCTATGTCCCTACAAATATCAAGCCTGACGTGAGACAGTTTTAGCAATGCGGAATAAAAACCTCTTATCAGGGCAGACTTTTAATTCTGCTTCTCATATATAGCAGGAAATAGACTGAAGGGAACTTCAACAGTAATACTGAAAATTTCAGGGATGTTTCCTAGCAACTGTGTTTCTCTGAAGTGACCTTCCTACCTCTGAGTTGAAACCATTTTGACTTTTGCAGATCAAGAAATATACGAAACCTTCTCAGCACAAGTGGGCAGGTTTCTACTGGAGACAGGCTCCTAAGCGTTAGGTGTCATTACAGCTAATTTGCATTCCAGTTTTCCTCTCTTAGCTTCTAGCTGTTTGATATCTTCAAAGTTTTAAGTATTGGCCATGTTGGAAAGTCTGTCTCAGAGtaattgtttattttgaatGCCAAACACAAATTTTTCGATTATAAGAATATGGTATTTTCGTATGAATTTCCTGATCAATGCACCAAATCAATGccaaacagcagctttcattttaaacaaacaaacaaaaaaaaccaaaccaaaaagcaaagtATAGCTCGTTTTTCATGATACTGATGTAAAGAGGCATTACCGCAACAGAAGTAAGTCCTGTTTTCTGTGAGCTGCTCCTGTTGTCTTTGTGCCAGCACACATACATTGACTCATGGAAAAAGTGGGACTGGAAAGAACCTATGGAGGTCTCTGGTGTAGCCTCCTCTTTAAAGCATGTTCAGGTTCAAAGTGAGAGCAAGTTGCCAGGGTCTTATCAGGGCACATTTTGAGATGTTGGAGGAACAGAGATTCCACAGCCCATCTGAGCAACATGTTCCGGCACTAAGCGGTTGCTGCTATCTACCTAGTCAGTCCCCAGCCTGTACCAGTGCTTGGGCTTGTTCCATCACAGTTGCAGAGCTCTGCATTTGTAGCTGCTGAATTTCATGATATTCCTGCTGGCCTCTGGCTcagccaaggccttttcttaATGGCAGCCCAACCCTTGACCTATCAGCTGGTCCCCTTAACATGGTGTCATTTGCTAACTTACAGAGGGCTCACATGTGCACAGTGAACCTGAGTAAGTGATCTGAATTATTCAGAGGGattctttgttttggttgtttgggttttttttgtgggggctttttttccagcctaaatgtTTCTAATCTTGGCCAGTAAAACCTACAGCCGTAAGAACACTTCTGAAGACACGGGGTATGGCAGAAATGGGTACCAGAAGCAGGGAATCATTTCCTCTGGGGGAGTGCTTTATGGAATCCTGCTGTCAGATTGATCCATTTTTGTTTGGCTCAGTATCTACAATATTACTATCTTTGCATATTAGTCTCTGAAAGCAGGTGTATTTTAACAGcattcacagaaaacattttggacATTTCCTTTGTTAGAAGTAGTTAGTGCAAATACATTTCTTGTTGCAGCCTAACTCAGAGACAAATTGCTTTGTCATTATGACTAAGGGCACACGGttgaaattacagaataaaatggTACAGGTTTGGAATTGCCTGAAAGTAAACAGAATTGTGGTAGATCTCTCCATAACTAGAGCAGAATATTTACTccatttaaaactgcattttttatcTAATGTTGTCAGTTACATCAAAATGTATTGTTTGCACATGATCCATCCTCTTGTGACCATTTTGTTTCTCATCAGGAGAACTGGATCCAGAAAGAATGGGCTCAGGTATTCAGTATGGAGATGCTGCCTTGAGACAGCTGAGGTCACCACGTAGAGCACAAGCACAAAGTGCTCAAGAATGTGGgtgttaaagaaacaaaacacaaaagcccAAATACTTCCTTTAGATATGGAAGGTAAGGTTACAAAAATCTCAGGGTGTTGGataaattactgtatttcataAATGTGCTGTATTGAGAGCTTGGCTTTTTCACAGTTAGCCTGTAAAGGAACATAGAATCTAGTGAAATAATGCACAGTAGAAtggatggggttttttatacttttttttcttctaccgTCTGCCCACTAAAGCAAGACTACTGCTCTTAATGAAGTATTTCTAGATCTTTGCTTCCTCTGAGTAATGCTGTggaaaac
Encoded here:
- the RAB4A gene encoding ras-related protein Rab-4A codes for the protein MSQTAMSETYDFLFKFLVIGNAGTGKSCLLHQFIEKKFKDDSNHTIGVEFGSKIINVGGKYVKLQIWDTAGQERFRSVTRSYYRGAAGALLVYDITSRETYNALTNWLTDARMLASQNIVIILCGNKKDLDADREVTFLEASRFAQENELMFLETSALTGENVEEAFVQCARKILNKIESGELDPERMGSGIQYGDAALRQLRSPRRAQAQSAQECGC